From a region of the Branchiostoma floridae strain S238N-H82 chromosome 13, Bfl_VNyyK, whole genome shotgun sequence genome:
- the LOC118428576 gene encoding sushi, von Willebrand factor type A, EGF and pentraxin domain-containing protein 1-like → MGVNARLSLPVIIIVVLGLHAKISWQQSIRLVDGSGGHEGRVEILRNGEWGTICDDSWNLPDAVVACRQLGLPGAVQATHAAHFGQGTGPIWMTEVLCTGTELSLPSCDFTGPNECGHNEDAGVVCVEGCGTGPPSYSCITTTCNSAAPYNNGDTCSYQCARGCTGLVSTFVTCNNGIWDGTVPRCEPIFEECPPPPDIDCTIRTGCSGPYTEGEICTYTCNDTCIGTHTAMTCRGGRWERQADWGGCSPILHTGCDALPPTFTCASVSCTGTNHGDVCTYVCDRGCTGTPSTMTRTCTDGVWGGPAWNGCLPSCGDPPDFDCTTRSGCSAPYVAGEICTYNCNRTCEGSPSTMTRICREGRWQGPDWAGCSEIPSGGCDTGPPSYPPCIDVICFNPGPYNNGDTCAYTCARNCTGYVSTIVTCRDGIWDGIVPRCEPLTCRDPPPDFDCTTMTGCSAPYTDGETCTYRCNDTCTGSPSIMTRTCRDGVWQGDRWEGCHKNCKTPLPPWCTIRTGCVAPYTHGETCHYQCDREKGCTGTPDNTFRTCIDGTWIGPAWRGCHLRHCGFPPNRFWATYTCDSPGAPFPSGTTCTYRCRRGCSAIPATTTATCYRGRWYGDRDWRCKRGCGAPPELDCTKRFGCAPWYTFGESCYYRCYNNEGGYAMEVSGDAIRTCQWPGVWSGTDLICDCKDRKDCCRPDIIFVLDYSGSMGGDVPQMIAFVEGLVELFDIGDLDARVGVLKYNHDPIPTAIQLDTYDKYDCHQLSFDACCNLYQRNTS, encoded by the exons ATGGG TGTCAATGCCCGCCTGAGTCTACCGGTGATCATCATTGTAGTTCTTGGGTTACATGCCAAAATTTCGTGGCAACAAA GTATCCGGCTCGTTGATGGATCGGGTGGACATGAGGGGAGGGTAGAAATTTTAAGAAATGGAGAATGGGGGACCATATGTGACGACAGTTGGAATCTACCTGACGCCGTCGTGGCTTGCCGTCAGTTGGGGCTCCCCGGCGCCGTGCAGGCAACACATGCTGCTCATTTCGGCCAGGGGACCGGACCGATCTGGATGACGGAGGTATTATGCACCGGAACTGAGTTGAGTCTGCCCAGCTGTGATTTCACCGGACCTAATGAATGTGGACACAATGAAGATGCTGGCGTTGTCTGTGTCG AGGGCTGCGGGACTGGTCCGCCGAGCTACTCATGTATCACCACAACGTGCAACTCCGCGGCTCCTTACAACAATGGAGATACCTGCAGTTACCAGTGCGCCCGCGGTTGTACTGGACTAGTAAGCACCTTCGTGACATGCAATAACGGAATATGGGACGGCACGGTCCCACGCTGCG AACCAATATTTGAAGAATGTCCTCCTCCGCCAGACATCGACTGTACAATCAGGACCGGCTGCAGCGGCCCCTACACCGAGGGTGAGATCTGCACCTACACCTGCAACGACACGTGCATAGGAACGCATACTGCCATGACGTGCCGCGGGGGTCGATGGGAGCGCCAGGCCGACTGGGGCGGTTGCTCTCCAA TACTTCATACGGGATGCGACGCTCTTCCACCAACCTTCACGTGCGCGTCCGTGTCCTGCACGGGTACAAACCACGGGGACGTCTGCACCTACGTGTGTGATCGTGGCTGTACCGGAACACCCAGCACCATGACCAGGACCTGCACCGACGGTGTTTGGGGTGGACCGGCATGGAACGGTTGTCTACCTT CTTGCGGTGATCCACCAGACTTCGATTGTACAACCCGTTCCGGTTGCAGCGCCCCCTACGTCGCTGGTGAGATCTGCACCTACAACTGTAACCGAACGTGTGAGGGATCCCCCAGCACCATGACCAGGATCTGCCGTGAGGGTCGATGGCAGGGTCCAGACTGGGCCGGTTGCTCAGAAA TTCCTTCAGGTGGCTGTGATACTGGTCCCCCAAGCTACCCGCCGTGCATCGATGTAATATGCTTCAACCCGGGTCCCTACAACAATGGGGACACCTGCGCCTACACGTGCGCCCGTAATTGTACAGGGTACGTCAGCACCATCGTGACATGCAGGGACGGAATTTGGGACGGCATAGTTCCCCGTTGTG AACCATTGACCTGTCGTGATCCACCGCCGGACTTCGACTGCACAACTATGACCGGTTGCAGCGCCCCCTACACCGACGGCGAGACCTGCACCTACAGGTGCAACGACACTTGTACAGGTTCGCCCAGCATCATGACCAGGACATGCCGGGACGGAGTATGGCAGGGCGACCGCTGGGAAGGATGTCATAAAA ATTGCAAAACCCCTCTACCCCCATGGTGCACGATCAGGACCGGCTGCGTCGCCCCTTACACCCATGGAGAGACCTGCCACTACCAGTGTGACCGTGAAAAGGGATGTACCGGCACGCCAGATAACACCTTCAGGACCTGCATTGACGGGACATGGATCGGCCCTGCCTGGCGCGGCTGCCATCTGCGTC ACTGCGGGTTTCCGCCCAATAGATTCTGGGCCACCTACACCTGTGATTCACCGGGAGCCCCATTCCCCTCCGGGACGACGTGCACCTACCGCTGCCGCCGTGGCTGCTCCGCCATACCGGCTACAACCACCGCAACCTGCTACAGAGGAAGGTGGTATGGAGATAGGGACTGGAGATGCAAGAGAG GTTGTGGAGCGCCACCTGAACTTGACTGCACCAAAAGGTTCGGCTGTGCTCCCTGGTACACCTTCGGAGAGAGCTGTTACTACCGGTGCTACAACAACGAGGGCGGGTACGCCATGGAGGTGTCCGGGGACGCCATCAGGACGTGTCAGTGGCCCGGGGTGTGGTCTGGAACGGACCTGATCTGTGACTGTAAAG ATCGGAAGGATTGCTGTCGCCCTGACATCATCTTTGTCCTTGATTATTCCGGAAGCATGGGAGGGGACGTCCCGCAAATGATAGCCTTCGTTGAGGGACTGGTGGAGCTGTTCGACATAGGGGATCTGGACGCTCGCGTCGGCGTACTAAAATATAATCATGATCCCATCCCGACAGCTATCCAGTTGGATACATACGACAAGTATGACTGTCACCAATTGTCTTTTGATGCATGTTGCAATTTGTATCAGCGAAATACTTCGTAG
- the LOC118429674 gene encoding uncharacterized protein LOC118429674, with amino-acid sequence MLLPTNGNRADAPDVVIVLTDGFSGPVTGPASVLHSMGVQTFAIGVGSCVNDVKLHEIANCRDHVYKLSDFIRPEVITDNVHKQICCNKPRDRCHYHGCFYDRPNRKFPNSPILGHQAMTKLLCWNHCKNQGYPYAATEYSSQCFCGTQQNFDNLGPQLPDSQCNRPCTGDPNEMCGGTWRMSVYSSIDACPANYERVMVNGPCLRFSARDDRRTYQDAKQTCEEEGARLVVIKSAALDAFIDNRIQTTYAAETWIGLDDLTAPSPQYRWCDGSVLDTAAGDFDDWSPIDGQPDTFAGINWEKCVEIRPQFNYQWNNHFCWLRKNYICEKVAEPPCCPRPRVVVSDPGYTISDESGFSAYRLSPPLQCDEPAEEETPPPEEETPPPDEPLI; translated from the exons ATGCTGCTACCAACCAACGGTAACCGCGCGGACGCTCCCGATGTGGTGATTGTTCTGACCGACGGATTCTCAGGACCCGTCACGGGCCCAGCCTCGGTCCTGCACAGCATGGGCGTCCAGACGTTCGCCATCGGCGTCGGGAGTTGCGTGAACGACGTCAAGCTACACGAAATCGCCAACTGTCGCGACCACGTGTACAAACTGTCGGACTTCATACGTCCGGAGGTAATCACGGACAACGTGCACAAGCAGATCTGCTGCAACAAGCCAAGAG ATAGATGCCATTACCATGGATGTTTTTATGACCGCCCTAACCGTAAGTTCCCCAACTCCCCCATTTTGGGTCACCAGGCGATGACTAAACTCCTATGTTGGAACCACTGCAAGAACCAGGGCTACCCCTATGCTG CGACCGAGTATTCTTCGCAGTGTTTCTGTGGGACCCAGCAGAACTTCGACAACCTTGGTCCCCAGCTACCAGACAGTCAGTGTAACCGTCCGTGCACCGGAGATCCAAACGAGATGTGCGGTGGAACCTGGAGGATGTCCGTGTACAGTTCCATTG ACGCCTGTCCGGCTAACTACGAGCGCGTGATGGTGAACGGGCCGTGCCTGCGGTTCTCTGCCAGAGATGATCGCAGAACCTACCAGGATGCCAAGCAGACCTGTGAGGAGGAAGGCGCCCGTCTGGTGGTCATCAAGTCAGCTGCACTTGACGCTTTCATCGACAACCGCATCCAAACCACCTACGCCGCCGAGACCTGGATCGGGCTGGACGATCTGACTGCTCCTTCT CCACAGTACCGCTGGTGCGACGGAAGCGTGTTGGACACAGCAGCAGGTGACTTCGACGACTGGTCTCCAATTGACGGGCAACCCGACACTTTCGCAGGTATAAATTGGGAGAAATGTGTCGAGATCCGCCCCCAGTTTAACTACCAGTGGAACAACCACTTTTGCTGGCTGCGCAAGAACTACATCTGCGAGAAAG TCGCAGAGCCACCGTGCTGCCCCCGGCCGAGGGTAGTGGTGTCAGATCCTGGATATACCATCTCCGATGAGAGCGGGTTCAGTGCGTACAGGCTGTCACCTCCTCTGCAATGCGATGAGCCCGCCGAGGAGGAGACACCACCGCCGGAGGAGGAGACACCGCCGCCAGACGAACCGCTCATCTAG